The sequence below is a genomic window from Mercenaria mercenaria strain notata chromosome 14, MADL_Memer_1, whole genome shotgun sequence.
CCTGCGGGGATCGGATCTGCAGATGtaataacacaaaaaaaacccatgcgttatccctacagctTAGTGAGATGACAGTTTTCCAAATTTAACAGTGGAGAAAAAATGCAAGGTCCCCATTTGGGGAAAATTTCAAACATGGGCAAGAAAGTACATGGAACCATGGATTTTCAGCTATGTGGATTTTTGTCTTTTACAGACTGATCACACTAACAGAAGTGATGGCCTCCGATTTAGACTGCAGAACATTCTTTGATAGTGTGATATAATCATGTTTCTTATAAACAAAACTAGATCAATTATCAAATGGTATACTATATAGATTGGGTAATGTTCACAAAGGTTTTATTTTACTAGTATTCATGATCAGAGTGACACACAAGTTCAGAATGCTCATAAATATTAAGAAGCATTAATTcacaataaatatatacaatatgaaGTGTGAATTCTTAACAACATGAGTAGGTCTGGTGGTTATCATATCATGAAATAAATGGAACgtaaaagttttttaaaccaAATCTACAGTAATCTATTACATAGGATTTAAAAGTGATTAcgaaatatttcatcatttttttgtgtttcacaCCAGTTTTCAACAGCGTAAGAAGTATATTTGGAAGTCATTAAAGCTAACCACTGGTCCTggaatccttaccattattaaaCAGTATCTAACAACTTCCCCAACAGAAGTGGGTATTGAATGACATCAGATTGTCTTTAGCCAGTCATCATACCCCTTACCAAAGAAGGAACTTACTTTCTGATTAGAAGTCACGTCCCACCTATTGAGCTTTCTGGGTGGACTCTTTGTAACAGAACAAAGAAACTGCagaaataaaattctacattttcaaaattatttccctAACTTAAATTGGCACCTATCACTTAAGTTTTACAAATGACATATTATACTTACACATTAAAAATCCCATAAAGAATGTCTTTGGGTGTATAGGGTCATATATCCAAAcataaatctgaaaaataaaaacaacatgaatAACACTGATTACAGTggaattttgtgcattttcaagcacaaatttaaaatagatgtGTCTGTAAAAGGAGTGGATGAAATTATAGCTTTTAGCCCAATATACCAATCTCTTTCTGCTATCAGTACGAAACAacaactttccaaatatgacttttcttattttgactggggcagtctttttaagaaaagtcaaactgtaTGCTGCAGTTGCTTCCCtttaacttcagaaatctctacctataggtaagggagatcactgcgcagaagattgaaaagaactattatttcattagttctttatttctaaagcatcaactttaAATACTAATGAGGCACTATCGTTAATTtatcacatttaaatgcacagcttTCAGTAATGCACTAAAAAGCTGAAAATCCTGTAATAAATGCTATACTTACAGAATTACCATCAACAAATCTCTGATCATCACTCATGTTCAGtttgaatttctttaattttacttCTTTCTTGTCTGTCTGGAATGTATCAAAAAAAGATCTACTGCTTAACACTTGCATTATGCAAAATAACTATCCTATGGTTAATAATGGTGGGATGGTTAACAAGCATTCACTTATTTGgtaaaatacattgtattatcattttaaaccTTACTGGGAAATTTCTGCTGATTTACAGGAACACACTTTTATCTTAATGTAGACTTCTCAAAATTCAGAAAGTACAGTTGAATCTGCCGTAGCAGCCACTGGAAAGCAGTCACTCGCCTTAAGAAGCTAGTCAGCTAACTTAAAGTCAACTTTTAGTTCTAATTTATGTTGTCTTTAGCAGCCACCTGGCTTACAGCAGCTGAAGTGGCCGGATCATGTCACTTCACTGGCTGTTTTATAAAGCTTTGGTTGCAACAGGGGCTGTTAGCAAACACaaattcatgcagtctgatcatgatctgcagtttGCCATCCAGTCCTaacattttggtatgcaccccttttaacagttaaaagtactgtccaaattgaaagacggacaaggtcaatatagaaatttaacagggtaagggttaacaatgttaaattatacaaatattaaCCAAATAGATATTTTCTTTACacttacttttttcttttcttcttttttcttttcttcttttttctcttcttctttagtTTCCAATTCTTTCGTTTCCTTTTCTGTCAGTTTCTTTGACTTTTTACTTTTCTTACTCTGTAATTGACAAATTCTATCTGACTTAGCACAACATGGGTAAACTATTTCCCTTTAtcagcacaaaatttcatggCTTCAGCCAAAACAGTtttcaataatgataataaaacatagtGACATGAATTGCTGAATTCAAATTCTGAAATTCAAATTACACGTGGCTGTTTTGTTTGACCATCTGATATCAAATAGATTATACTTTTTTTACTGATCAATATCCTATTATTATTTCATGAAAGTACGAAATTGATGAAAGTTAGTCCCCAATTATGCAATATCAAAACTGTGCAAAGGTgaaaaatttattaaacttttaacATACATCTGCTCCACTTTCTTTTTCCTTCTCTTTTTCTTTctcttcaatttcttttttctttttctttttgtctctGTCTTTCCTTGATTCTACTTTATCAGCTCGATGGAAAAGGCCTTTCTGAATAAAtctatgaaaacaaaaacaatcattttaagAAAACCTATATTTGTATGTACTGACTCTGAACAGTTTTTTTGCACTCTTTCAAGCCTTACTGAACATTTATATGCAAAATCAAAGTAACTATACAAAATGTAAGTAACTATTTTCTAAAGATACCTAAATAAAGCATGGATATTCATTTAAacagttatatacatgtaccgtAATTATATACTAATGGGGAATAAAGcagtaattttttgtaaaagttacaAAATGTAAGCATCATGACCaagtcttttttcttcttctactTTATCAAGTCTCACTGAAATAAcatgtttgtttcatttcagcATGTATTTCATCGTGAAAATAAATCAATCAAATAAGAAAAAGATACAGAAAAGCATATAAACCTCTGCCCTTGACGCAAGAGAATCTGCAAgccttttttataaatggttCGTTAAATCAAACAGGACCACTAACCACATCATGACAACTAAACAGATCAATGAGATCATATTCATTTGGTAACATTATGAAATCACCAttgagttttgaaatattttcaaactcttagattactaatttatctTAGTAGTAATCATGAAGAAAATCAAACCTGTTTAAGAATTGCACACAACTTCTTCTATCAGTGAACGTAATCTCTGAGTCTGGGTTTGCCTTTCCTTTTGACCATTTCGAATCAAGAAGGCAGTTGACTGCATCAGATGctgaaatgtcaaaatataaGTATGAGAATTGTGATCAAACATGTGACAGATAGTAAATATCTAAGAAACTTGCTATGTTTATCTCAAACCTCTACTGCCCTTTGCACAAAAAAGTGCTCTTGTATATCATTGAAAAACATACAAAAGTGCATAAAAGGTAACGTAAGATTGTATAatagtataataatataataattattaataatacgGTATGTAGATACACTTTATTCAGAgattatttattaataatattataccagatttatatagcgcccttttcatgatcaatttcacgttcaatggcgctttacatagttcaaatgcagccacacagggcgcataattcatcctctactagtacagacacagagcgatctgacctgagggacagagtgagacaaagcccccacgacagagagatcagaaatcagatacaggcttgtccggctaactcagcctagctcgttgcgaatagacagcctggttctttaacgtgcccagtgtatagcactgatatacgcaaggattgcctgggttcctgaccagaaCACCACTAGTTcaagttgggtgggaaacactgaaaagcgtttctgaaaattcccgagtatctgccggggatcgaaccccgacctcaggattggaaggccagtgtgtaTTTGTGTTATCAAATTGTCTCACCAAATAAAGTGAAAAACAGTAAAACTACAAAaccaaataaagggaaaaaagtaAAAGTACAACAATCTAAAATTAAAGTTTGATTTTGAAGCACTGTTAAGTTTTAACCTTCATACCTATAAAGCATTTAACTGTCATCCCAGCTAAACGACCAGTATGTGCAGGTGTGTTGAAGCGGAGATGTTTGGCAACTGCATACTCTTCCTTTGTACATGCTTGTTCTtcctgaaaacaacaacaataaatcataATACAACTATGTACCATAAAATAGAACTCTCCCTTCAGTCACTTTGTATTGTATTAATAATACAATAACagttgagaattgcttaaaagcCCATATATATGGGTTGTCTGGAGATTCAGTAACTAGGCCTCTAGATCTGGTCCAGTTACCAGACTCAAATCAATTTCCTTTTGGAAAAATCATTTCaagtatctatctatcttccattactCTCTAACCCTTGACTGGGATGTGCCTGCAAAGATTGTTAGCAGAGAATGAAAGAAAATAGGGCCAAATAAAAGGAATATCTGttagtattttgaaaaatacaaactgGGGTGTAGAGCAATGTTATGTTGAAGCATTATTAAGGTTCAAACATCAGCAGTTAACTACTCCATTACTCCAATGGTTGGAAGGGAAGGGATTGTCTGGTGGAAGATtatgtttgattgtttgttttgggaacACCATTTTTCGtaagtatttcagttgtgtagtggcgggcagttaacctataaccagtgctcctggattctgtactagtacaaatctgttctccataagcaccaacttccccacatgaatcagaggtggaagatgaatgatttcagacacaatgcttTTCATCAAgttgtcacagagaacatttttttgtttgggtttaacgttgcagggttcgaatttaagctcgcatactcgcgaaatgcgagtgcaaatttcaaactgcgaggtgagatttcagacaccagcatttttttgcaaGTGAAAATTTTTagccgaataatgtgcatttcgaACGGTCGTCTctatcttacactgttctttctttaacaacttgcggtcattgcagcgcattgtcatttgcagaacgaatttcggagcactctttcgtcgtaaacggaagtttacactcgatacatgtcccgtgcgcatgtcttttcaactgctgacaattacctgcgccaattttgatgacgtttaccgcatccaGTGGGTTTTTGGTATCTATATAAGttacatttatatagcgcaaTACGATTGGCTGGACGTCACTGGAGTTTGTGTTATGTTCCAgcctttttgtaaatttgggaGGTACCAGGTcctttggaggggaaatttacgtcgcgaaatcattgtttggggaataattgctgaaaagttgttaaaataggaaatcaaactatttcattttttttgcatggggaatttggCCAGTGGGGAAAAGTATATTTTGATTGGGAATGGGCCGAATTTCAGCCTAAATCAGCATAAAAAGGCCTGTGttctaataaagtgacaagtcgcggaaaatgcaagttgttttttcatttagcaagttaaaaaaagtaccacttgcgaaaaaatgcaagtagaaaatctggctaaattcgaaccctgcattgcaccgacacattttaggtcatatggcgactttccagctttgatggtggaggaagaccccaggtgcccctccgtgcattatttaatcacgagcgggcacctgggtagaaccgccgaccttccgtaagccagctggatggcttcctcacgtgaagaattcaacgccccgagtgaggctcgaacccacatcgatgaggggcaagtgatttgtagtcagcgaccttaaccactcggccacggaggccccccacagagaacatacgccccgcccaggaaCGGCCTCAGATCTGTAGATATGTGCTCTCTATACAGAGCTAAACAGACAGACAGGTGGAAGATTATTCCATAGGACTATACTCCTGGCGTAAAAAGCAGTATCTGTAATCAATTTGAAATTTTCTTATAAAGACTTAGGAGTCAATTTGTCATTTTAGATAGTAGAGCATACATGTCATCGACACTGTAAGTGTAACCATGTTTTGGCATTGCCCAAGTAGCTGCCGGACTGCTTCTATTTGTTTAATTtgggcaaagagctataaaaataaatagattggcaattTGAacggcatatagagcaaatctcgccaacttcacgtgggaactgaatgagatctcgttttacaggtgtatgaaacagacagcagaacaATAATCATAATAACTTTCTATCCGATCacttgtttataatgataatgatctttttttatgttaacattttctacacggggatggaatgaatttatgcttggaagtctgagaaatcaacagttatCATATGAAAATTGGACCCTATTCCAATTACGTGCTGGCTGTACTTTAATAAGCGTATATTGATTTGATTACGACTGATCATGTCGGCGAATGCTTCAATAAGATAAAGCGCTGACACAAGCTTATCTCATGTTGCTACtttgtgtattttatatttctttgatttgggTTTGTGTGTGTTCAACTTAACATCAACGATGTTCTCTCCAACATAAGGCAGGAGAATTGTATGGAGAACAGAATCCGGAACACTCGCACTATTTTAGTCATTACCGAACTGACTGACAtcttacaaaatgaaaacaccaaCTAAAAATCAGAATTCATCGCACAAAACTAGCGCGCAGGAATTATTTGAAATGAAACAGCCTGTACCCCACCCAATTTATGTCAATGTAAATGAACGCTCGGTGCTGACAATTGCTGTATTCTTAATCAGATTGTCGTAAAGATAAGCGATGACTGTGTCAAAAAGTAAGCACTTTCATATTAGAAAATGCAGGCTCGACTACACGACAAAAACTCTTAAACTTCAGGAATACCTGGTCTGCTTTTCGTTTCGGACGTCGTCTGTCAGCCATGTTTACGTGTATAAGCCtcgttttaatattttaacaactTCCTGGTTGAGGGCTAGTAAAAAAGTATGGAGGCACGAAATTTTGATTTTATGGTAGTGGGCTACTCCGGACACAGGCAAAAACGAAACTcgaatgaaaaaagaaaatgacactgATACTGTTAAATCAGGATTTGAAACAATAAATAGCCAATTAAAGCAGAGCAGGAAATAGCTCCACGCTCCTACTGTCTTTGTAGATTGATACAACATTATAAAAGTAAAATCTGATACAAATACATAGGCTACCAATACAGGCCTAACTGACTGATTCACTTGAAAAAGCTCGAGATGAGTTCAGTAAGAATACTGCAAATCGTTTTACTTATGTTACC
It includes:
- the LOC123527905 gene encoding translocation protein SEC62-like isoform X3; protein product: METDEEGSDWGDYSGPQEEQACTKEEYAVAKHLRFNTPAHTGRLAGMTVKCFIASDAVNCLLDSKWSKGKANPDSEITFTDRRSCVQFLNRFIQKGLFHRADKVESRKDRDKKKKKKEIEEKEKEKEKESGADSKKSKKSKKLTEKETKELETKEEEKKEEKKKEEKKKTDKKEVKLKKFKLNMSDDQRFVDGNSIYVWIYDPIHPKTFFMGFLMLLGAIALCLFPLWPDWMRIGVYYASLLGASFVGFMLFLIVLRVIIFSLIWLVTLGKHHLWIFPNLTEDVGVIDSFKPLYKHDVYPPPEIEKELEKEKNKTEEEEGDSENDDNEENKDNDENKDNDYEMIESKNEDSNDEEKTGEESEETEQQ
- the LOC123527905 gene encoding translocation protein SEC62-like isoform X4 translates to MADRRRPKRKADQEEQACTKEEYAVAKHLRFNTPAHTGRLAGMTVKCFIASDAVNCLLDSKWSKGKANPDSEITFTDRRSCVQFLNRFIQKGLFHRADKVESRKDRDKKKKKKEIEEKEKEKEKESGADSKKSKKSKKLTEKETKELETKEEEKKEEKKKEEKKKTDKKEVKLKKFKLNMSDDQRFVDGNSIYVWIYDPIHPKTFFMGFLMLLGAIALCLFPLWPDWMRIGVYYASLLGASFVGFMLFLIVLRVIIFSLIWLVTLGKHHLWIFPNLTEDVGVIDSFKPLYKHDVYPPPEIEKELEKEKNKTEEEEGDSENDDNEENKDNDENKDNDYEMIESKNEDSNDEEKTGEESEETEQQ